In one window of Eleutherodactylus coqui strain aEleCoq1 chromosome 10, aEleCoq1.hap1, whole genome shotgun sequence DNA:
- the LOC136581062 gene encoding olfactory receptor 2A25-like, with protein sequence MQANQTPITYFIIKGISDDPQLHLLIFLLVLLIYLFILCSNLTILLACLDSRLHNPMYFFLGNLSILDISCSTIALHKILVHFISRDRNISFAACMVQMHMFGSLTCVNLLILTAMSYDRYVAICKPLRYNMVMSTGVCATLASASWVVGSLQTVPFTVIVWCFSCYSSIEINHFFCDIIPIIKISCNDTSFLETLFLTEGLLTMLLMPFLLTVLSYIYIIHAILRIRSSSGRLKTFYTCSSHLTVVTLLYTTLFSQYLTPNLSSTLESKKRFALFNTAAVPLLNPLIYSLKNKDVKRALKRFQCHSNPNQSLTPSHSSNSQGSPNGE encoded by the exons ATGCAAGCAAACCAGACACCAATTACATATTTCATTATTAAGGGGATATCGGATGACCCTCAACTTCATCTTCTGATTTTTCTTCTAGTTCTCCTAATTTATCTCTTCATCTTATGCAGTAACTTGACCATTCTCCTTGCTTGTCTGGACTCTCGGCTTCACAATCCCATGTATTTCTTCCTGGGCAACTTGTCCATACTGGACATCAGTTGTTCCACCATTGCGTTACATAAGATCCTTGTTCATTTTATTTCCAGAGACAGAAATATTTCCTTTGCTGCTTGCATGGTGCAGATGCATATGTTTGGCTCCCTAACTTGTGTCAACCTGTTGATATTGACGGCTATGAGCTATGACCGCTATGTGGCCATCTGTAAGCCCTTACGGTATAACATGGTTATGAGTACTGGGGTATGTGCTAcactggcttctgcctcttgggttgTGGGGTCTTTACAAACTGTTCCTTTCACTGTTATTGTTTGGTGCTTTTCTTGCTAttcctccattgaaatcaaccaCTTCTTCTGCGACATTATTCCTATCATAAAAATTTCTTGCAATGACACTTCTTTTTTGGAGACCCTTTTTCTCACCGAGGGACTTCTTACCATGCTATTGATGCCATTTCTGCTAACAGTTTTGTCttacatatatataatacatgcCATACTAAGGATACGTTCCAGCTCTGGAAGACTGAAGACCTTCTACACGTGTTCCTCACACCTCACAGTCGTCACACTGCTATATACAACACTGTTCAGCCAATATCTGACCCCAAACCTAAGTAGCACTTTGGAGTCCAAGAAACGTTTTGCTCTTTTCAACACAGCTGCTGTTCCTCTACTGAATCCATTGATCTATAGCCTAAAGAATAAAGACGTGAAAAGGGCTCTGAAAAGGTTTCAGTGTCACTCTAATCCAA ATCAGAGCCTGACCCCTTCACATTCCTCCAATTCCCAGGGGAGTCCAAATGGGGAATAA